In Armatimonadota bacterium, the genomic stretch CAGAAACGCCATCATGAAGATCAGAGGAATCATTATTAGCTTGAGAAACCACATTGACTTCTCGGCCTCAATCTGCTCCTTGGTCTTTGGGACTTTATCAATTCCCCGTCGCCTGAGTTTTAGTTTCAACCAGATTCGTGACCCCACGAAGCTTGTCCCCGCCAGAAGAACCATTGCAGGCAACAAAAAGTTTGTTGGTATTCGATTCAAAACCTCTGGTGTTGGTGCTCGATCCATTGCGCCCCGGCCCAAAACCATGGGAAGGACGATGAGCATTGGGAGTACGCCCGGCAGGGATTTCAGTATTGCCATCGGACGATTTTTGACCGACTCAAGATAGGCCGCTTGTACCTCTTCGGGCGATTTTGGGGGCTTTGATTCTTCGCCCGGAGTCCCGACGGCTGCTTGCTTGGCAAATTCGTCAGCGTTGCGAAGAGAAACGACAGCGGGCCACCACATTAGAATCGGCATCGCGAGCACCAGAACCAACATGAAGCCGATCATCAACCAGGCGACCGACTTTCCGAGCAAGGTCACAGTCTCATGGTAGACGAGCTTTGAGGCTGGTTTGACTTCCTTCGCGGAGAAGAAACTGGAGGTAGTTAGGTCGCGAGAGTCGACCTTTCCATCTACATTTAGCTTTATAAATTTTGCGTCTGACTTTCGGACGTAGTAGTAGATCGGCTTCGGTAAGACTTTGCTTTTCTCGAACGCTTCGACGAGCTTGGAAAAATTCCACTCAAAGTGACTGGTGTCTCCCGCTCTTCTAATGTAATCGTTTGCTTCGAGATCGACCATTCTCGTCTTCGTCCCTTCGGCTTCAATGAAGTCAATTTTTGGAAGATCCACCTCGTTCGCAATTCTCTTGGAGTCCTCAAGAAGTGCTTTTCGATTGACATCGAAAGGAACCATCACAAGTAGGTCGACATTATCGACCTTAAAGAGAATATGAACCTGCGTGCCCCTATCGCCTCCTATCAGGTCGACCCAGTTTGTGCCTTGATTCTCGCTCTCTCTGAGTGCGCCGCGCATTGCACTCGAATAACTCTCGGTCTGAAATCTAACGTCCTGGCCCGATGCAAACTGGGCCGATGCAAGGCTAGTCAAGAGCGCAACAAACAAGAGAACTGCGCGGACGTAAGTCACGTCTGCATTGTATCAAAACTGACCGTCTCTAAATGTAAAGATTCCAGCCTTTTGTCTCGCTAGGAGAATTCGTTGTCTCGTGGGTGATGTACCTGATCTGGTGAGCGGGGACAAAGAAGTTCATCCCGTCGACGGCGTGGATTTCGATGAAATCGCCGTAGACCTTGACGGTTGCGGTGTAACCCATGTCGGGTACTCCTTCGCCGATGAGCTTGAATTCAACCGTATGGTGCTGCTCATGCTCGCGGCGGATGATTCGGGCGATATAGTCGGACGTCGGGTGCATTGTTGACATGGCGTAATCCTATCACGATTGATTTGGGTTGCCAAGTTCCATATCATCACCGACGCGTATAAAGCGGATAAAACCGAGGACTCTTCCTCCGCCCCGCAAGAACCCGCTATAATCCCTCACCCATGGATGACGCACAGAAGCGTGAACTGACTCATCGGCTGATCAAGCGGCAACTGAACCTGAGCCTTCGCATTGCAGCGATATTTGTGCTGATCCTGGTCGGGCTTCCGCTGGTGAATCTGTTTTTGCCCGATCTGGCGGCGACAAACATAGGTGGGTTTAGCGCGACTTGGCTCGTTCTCGGCCTCCTCTTTTATCCCCTAACATGGGTGCTCAGTAGTTGGTTTGTCAGTGGCTCCGAGAAGCTGGAAGCCGAAATTGTAGCAGAGGAGTCGAAGTGAAGGCGGCTGAGTTGATTCCGCTGGCTTGGGTCGTTTTGGTGACCGTTGCGACCATTATGCTCGGCGTTTGGGCGACCAAAAAGTCGTCTTCGGCGAGTGATTTCTTTGTGGCCGGTCGTTCGGTTAATGTTTTTTGGAACGCTTCTGCGATTTCGGGCGAGTATCTGTCGGCCGCTTCATTTATGGGAGTGGCCGGGCTGGTGATGAAGAACGGGTACGACGCTCTTTGGTATCCGGTGGGTTATGCGGCGGGGTATCTGTTTTTGTTGCTGTTTATTGCGGGTCCGTTGCGGCGTTTTGGGGCCTATACGATTCCAGATTTTGCCGAGGGACGCTTTCACTCGCCAGCCTTCCGTAAGGTCGCGGTTTCGTTTGTGCTGTTCATCGGGTTCTTTTACACTCTGCCGCAGATGAAAGGCGCTGGGGTGACGATGCAAGGCATCATGGGCTGGCCCTACTGGGTCGGAATCTTGGTCGTTGGCTCGGTTATCACTTTCAACGTTGCGGTGGGCGGGATGAAGGGGATCACGCTGGTTCAGGCGGCGCAGTACTGGATGAAGGTTTTTGCGATTTCACTGCCGCTGTTTGTGGTGATGTCGGTTGTTGGTTTTTACAACAAGCCTTTAGAGACGGCTCGGGCGGACGCTAAGGGGATTCCTTCGATTCCAGGTGACGTGATCAAAATGAAAGGCCAGGCTGCGGCTCCCAATAATGCGCTGGCCCTATCCTCGGCTCGAACAAGTTTGGTCAAGTTTGAAACGGACGCAAAGTTGGTTGCAGTCTCGGTGAATCCAAAACCCAAGCCTGGGGATATCTTCGACGCGAGCCAAGCAATCACAGCGATCGGTTCTACCCTTGCTATCGACTCGAAGAGTAAGGATGTGACAGTTCCAAAGGACACTCTTATTCAAGTCACACCCTTTGAAGTGACTTCGGCCGAGGGGAAGGCCAGCAAGGCATCGCTCAAGCTTGAGTTTGCGGAGAAGTCTGAAATTCGGGTGACCGCGCCTGAAGGCCAGCCGGCTCTGGCTCCGAACGCTCCGGCGAACGGTAAGTGGCTCAACCCCTTTGGCCCGCTCACCAGCAAGCACGGATATCCGCTTCTCTACACCTACTCGCTCATCATCGCTTTGGTATGCGGAACGGCGGGTTTGCCGCATATTCTTGTTCGGTTCTATACCAATCCCGACGGAAAGTCTGCGAAGCGGACGACCCTTTGGGTGATGGTGATGCTGGGCGCGTTTTACGTGTTCACGCCGATTTGGGGCTCGCTGGGACGATTGGCGATGCCGATTCTTTATGCCTCCAACAGCACGGACTCGGCGGTGATCAAGCTGCCGATGATGGTCGATGGCGGCGGGGTTTGGGGCGCAATGCTCAGCGGAATTACCTCAGCGGGGGCCTTTGCGGCGTTTATGTCGACGTTCTCGGGATTGCTCGTCTCGATGTCGGGAGCGTTTGCCCACGACATCTATGGGAAGATATTGAAGCCTTCCGCTGCACCACAAGACAAGTTGAAGATGTTCAAGTTTGCCGCAATCGGCATCGGTGTAGTATCGATGCTCCTCGGCTTGCTGGTGGAGAGCTTTGATATCGCGATGATGGTCGGCTGGGCGTTCGCAATTGGTGCGGCCTCGTACTTCCCTTTGTTGCTTCTGGGTGCCTGGTGGCGGGGGCTTACTGCTAAGGGGGCGGCAAGCGGGATGCTCGTTGGCGGGTTGGCTTCATTGGCGGCGATTGTTACAACGATGCTTGTGGATAAGAAGGTCCTCACTTTGGATCTGTCGCCGCTGGTGAAGTCGTTGATGGAGCAACCTGCCATCTGGGCGGTTCCTTTGTCGTTGCTGCTGATGATTTTCGTGAGTAAGGCCACTGCCGGCGAAGTTCCGGCGGATGCAGATACGATCATGCTGAGGCTGCATGCTCCGGAGGAGCTGGGGCACTCGAAGGATTACATCAGCTAGTCGTTAGTTTCGGATTCAAAGGGCCAGTTACTGGATGGTCGGTGATACCCTCGGGAGCCTTGCCCGCCCAGGGAGCGAGTTAGCGGCCAACACAGAATATGCATCCAAAACATTGCATAACTGCGATCAACGCCGTATAATGCATCCGTAAGGCTGCACATATGGAAATCACTCGTACCTCTGATGCTCTCAGTAGCGAATTCGTCGTCAAAGCTCCGCTTGAAAAGGCGTGGGCAGCTCTCACCACTAAGGACGGGTGGGAGGCTTGGTTTAGCGACCGGGTGAACAGCGACTTTCAGGTGGGGAGTCCGCTGGTGATGTACTTTGACGGGTATGGCGAGCAAACGGGGACGGTCGTTGAGCGGGACGAGCACAGGTCGTTTGCGTATCAATGGCACCCGGGCGAGGGCGACTGGAGTGAGCGTCCAGATGCGGAAAAAACCACCGTTCGCTTTACGATTGAGCCAGTTGACTCTGGAACGAAGATCACCATGGTCGAATCTGGGTTCAGCAGGGTGCTTGAAGCGCGGCGTCCGAAGGCGTTTGAGGACAACACGGGCGGCTGGAGCTACATGATGAAGCAGATCGTGCGTTGGTTGGAAGACGACGTTCGCCAGTCCGGCTCGATCAAGGAGTAAGATGGCTTGCCACAAGATTTTCGAGGCCCTCGGCGATCCCACTCGGTTGGCGATCGTCGAGAGGCTGTCGGCGAATGGGCCGACGCCGACGGTTGAGTTGGTCAGTGATTTTGGAATGACCCGCCAGGCGGCGACCAAGCATCTGCTCATCCTTGAGAACGCGGGCATTGTTCGGAGCGAGACGAAAGGCCGGGTGATCCTGCGGATGGTTGAGCCCGCAGCAATGCATGAGGCGAAGGACTGGATGGATCGGCACGCGCAGCGATGGAGCCGGCGGCTGGATGCATTGGCGAGTTATCTGGATGGTTAGAAGAATTAGACGGGAAATCTGGGTGGGACCGCCACGGCTTTTAGCTGATCGTTCACCTTTCTGCTGAGCAGGTAGCCGAGCCAATAGCAAGCGATGTGACTAACCATATCGACCAAATTGAAGCCGATAGATGCGGTATTGATCAAGATCCGCAACGTTGGTATTAGCTCGAAAGACAGAGTGCAGAAGTGGGTGACGAGCGCATAGCAGAATACGGTGGCCAGTGGTTCGGTAGAGCCAACCGAGAGCGCGTTCATAGTTCGCTCGTCTTTTGACCGAGATCTGACAACAAGAAAATCCAACACATAGATTAGGCTGATCAAATTGACAACTGGCATCACGCTGAGCCAAGCCGCACCTTTGGAACTCACTCTGGGTTGAAGCCCACGAAGGCCAACGACGGTCTGCCACGCGAGTCCAACCCACTGGAAGACGATGACTCCGAATGCGATTGCGAACACCAAGTAGCCAAGTGCAAGAGGGGCAAAAAGGAGGAGCTTTCCCGAATCATCGAGATACTTGGGACCCCACACCAATTCGAACGTGCTCAGAACAGTGCTTGAACCAACCCACAGTCCGCCCCAAATCAGTCCGAACTGAACCAGTCGTTGGAGTTGCTGGGTAGGAACGAGGTAATCGGTTACATCTCCAGGACGGGGGTACTGAGAGAAGGACATTAAGGCAAATTATACGCTTTAGGTTCTTGAACCCGATTTTCAAACGGTTTCCAAATAGCTTTGCTTTAGAATGAGTGCATGAAACCTGCTGGATTCGTGACCATTGGAGCTTTGCTCGCTACTTTGACCATCGCACACCAACAACGGCCCGCGCAGAATCCGATTAAACCTGCGATGACGGACACGACGAGGGCGAACATCTACGCCGACAACTGGTTCATGCTCTACATCAATGGGAAGCCAGTCGCTGTTGATCCAATTGACTTTCTGCCGCATAACGTGGTGACACTCGACTTGTTACCTGAGTATCCGATGACAATTGCGGTGTTGGCGAAGGATAATGCAGACCCCAAAACCGGATGCGAATACGGCGACCATATTGGCGATGCCGGATTCATTCTGAAGTTCGCCGATGGAACGACAACCAACGCAAGCTGGAAGGCGAAGAGCTTTTTCACCGGTCCTTTGAACCGAGATACTCAGAATCCCAAAGTTAGTCGACTCGCGCTTCCAACAAACTGGTTTGCCAAGGACTTCGACGACTCCACGTGGAAGAACGCCAAGGAGTATTCCGAGCAGGAAGTTGGGCCCAAAAAGACCTTTTATGACTTCGATTTTAGCGGAGCGAAGTTCATTTGGTCGGACGATATTGCACTTGATAACACGGTGATTTTCCGGACAAAGATCGACAAGCTGGGCTGGAGAGCGCGTTGGACTACGAAACCGGATCTGGATGTATCCAAGTCACCAAGCGAGTGATTGGTTGAAATGCGATAGGCTACGCGTTGGGGCGTAGGAATCTGATCATGGAAACTGGGATTGACAGCTTTGCGGCGGTTCACAAGGACCCTTTGGACGGCTCGATATCGTCGGCGGTGGACCGATTGGAGATGCTGCTTGAGGAAATTCAGACCGCGGATGAAGTCGGGCTGGACGTTTTTGGAGTTGGCGAGCATCATCGGGCGGAGTTTTTGGACTCGGCTCCGGTGGTGATTCTTGCGGCGGCGGCGGCTCGGACGTCGAAGATCAAGCTTACAAGTGCGGTAACTGTGCTCAGTGCTGCCGACCCAGTTCGGGTGTTTCAGGAGTTTGCGACGCTCGACTTGATCTCAAAGGGCCGCGCTGAGATCGTGGTCGGAAGGGGGTCTTTTGGGGAGGCGTTTCCGCTTTTTGGACTACAGGCCGAGGATTATGATGACCTGTTTACCGAAAAGCTCGACCTACTTTTGACTTTGCAAGAAGACGTGAATGTGCATTGGAACGGACGCCACCGTCCAGCGCTGACGGGGCAAGGAGTGTACCCACGGCCATATCAGAAAGAGATTCCAATCTGGTTGGGAGTTGGCGGGACTCCACAGTCGTTTGTTCGCGCCGGTCTGCTCGGATTGCCGCTGATGGTGGCGATTATTGGCGGCGAATTCCGGCGGTTCCGTCCGCTGGTGGATCTGTACCGTCAGGCGTTTCGGGAGTCTGGGCATCCCGAAGAAGGGATGAAAGTCGGAGTGCATGCGTTCGGGTTTGTGGGTGAGACAACCGAGTTGGCGAAGGACACGTTTTTCCCGGGCTGGTTCCAGATGTTCACAGAGATCGGTCGTGAGCGCGGTTGGCCGCCTCCTTCGCGTGCGCAGTTTGAGGCGCTTTGCGGCGATAGCGGGGCCTACTTGATCGGCGATCCAGCGAGGGTTGCGGAAAAGGCGTTGGCAGCGAGCGAGGCGTTGGGCGGGATTCAGCGACTAACGTTCCAAAAGAGCTCTGCTTTGGTTCGACATGAGCAGATGAAGGAGTCGATTCGGCTTTTGGGGAACGAGGTCGCGCCCCTGGTAAGGGCGAAGTCCGGGCAGGTAGCCTAGGCGCAATGGACCTTCTCACAATTCGGCACGATCTGCACGCTCACCCCCAGATTCGCTTTGAGGAGACCTATGCGAGC encodes the following:
- a CDS encoding SRPBCC domain-containing protein, with product MEITRTSDALSSEFVVKAPLEKAWAALTTKDGWEAWFSDRVNSDFQVGSPLVMYFDGYGEQTGTVVERDEHRSFAYQWHPGEGDWSERPDAEKTTVRFTIEPVDSGTKITMVESGFSRVLEARRPKAFEDNTGGWSYMMKQIVRWLEDDVRQSGSIKE
- a CDS encoding metalloregulator ArsR/SmtB family transcription factor — its product is MACHKIFEALGDPTRLAIVERLSANGPTPTVELVSDFGMTRQAATKHLLILENAGIVRSETKGRVILRMVEPAAMHEAKDWMDRHAQRWSRRLDALASYLDG
- a CDS encoding cation acetate symporter, with the protein product MKAAELIPLAWVVLVTVATIMLGVWATKKSSSASDFFVAGRSVNVFWNASAISGEYLSAASFMGVAGLVMKNGYDALWYPVGYAAGYLFLLLFIAGPLRRFGAYTIPDFAEGRFHSPAFRKVAVSFVLFIGFFYTLPQMKGAGVTMQGIMGWPYWVGILVVGSVITFNVAVGGMKGITLVQAAQYWMKVFAISLPLFVVMSVVGFYNKPLETARADAKGIPSIPGDVIKMKGQAAAPNNALALSSARTSLVKFETDAKLVAVSVNPKPKPGDIFDASQAITAIGSTLAIDSKSKDVTVPKDTLIQVTPFEVTSAEGKASKASLKLEFAEKSEIRVTAPEGQPALAPNAPANGKWLNPFGPLTSKHGYPLLYTYSLIIALVCGTAGLPHILVRFYTNPDGKSAKRTTLWVMVMLGAFYVFTPIWGSLGRLAMPILYASNSTDSAVIKLPMMVDGGGVWGAMLSGITSAGAFAAFMSTFSGLLVSMSGAFAHDIYGKILKPSAAPQDKLKMFKFAAIGIGVVSMLLGLLVESFDIAMMVGWAFAIGAASYFPLLLLGAWWRGLTAKGAASGMLVGGLASLAAIVTTMLVDKKVLTLDLSPLVKSLMEQPAIWAVPLSLLLMIFVSKATAGEVPADADTIMLRLHAPEELGHSKDYIS
- a CDS encoding M48 family metalloprotease, yielding MTYVRAVLLFVALLTSLASAQFASGQDVRFQTESYSSAMRGALRESENQGTNWVDLIGGDRGTQVHILFKVDNVDLLVMVPFDVNRKALLEDSKRIANEVDLPKIDFIEAEGTKTRMVDLEANDYIRRAGDTSHFEWNFSKLVEAFEKSKVLPKPIYYYVRKSDAKFIKLNVDGKVDSRDLTTSSFFSAKEVKPASKLVYHETVTLLGKSVAWLMIGFMLVLVLAMPILMWWPAVVSLRNADEFAKQAAVGTPGEESKPPKSPEEVQAAYLESVKNRPMAILKSLPGVLPMLIVLPMVLGRGAMDRAPTPEVLNRIPTNFLLPAMVLLAGTSFVGSRIWLKLKLRRRGIDKVPKTKEQIEAEKSMWFLKLIMIPLIFMMAFLVGMPFLKPYLRGVNPTLIRVIIFAPMVITFAAMALISRKKRNETHIELSPGDQWYDVTMDYAQRANAKIRGVRIQKTEVINASASLWRIVTINEGLLEKLPEEEVKAIIAHEVGHIRFQHVPKGILLSLALQVPLFFGYYSFAEWLDRNYKISLFGLGIFANMLISFIILPVVSWQKRKAEREADRFAMETIGSRETVERALVAIHTLNEAPHELVKFDEVLSTHPSLKNRIAALRLANPD
- a CDS encoding LLM class flavin-dependent oxidoreductase; protein product: METGIDSFAAVHKDPLDGSISSAVDRLEMLLEEIQTADEVGLDVFGVGEHHRAEFLDSAPVVILAAAAARTSKIKLTSAVTVLSAADPVRVFQEFATLDLISKGRAEIVVGRGSFGEAFPLFGLQAEDYDDLFTEKLDLLLTLQEDVNVHWNGRHRPALTGQGVYPRPYQKEIPIWLGVGGTPQSFVRAGLLGLPLMVAIIGGEFRRFRPLVDLYRQAFRESGHPEEGMKVGVHAFGFVGETTELAKDTFFPGWFQMFTEIGRERGWPPPSRAQFEALCGDSGAYLIGDPARVAEKALAASEALGGIQRLTFQKSSALVRHEQMKESIRLLGNEVAPLVRAKSGQVA
- a CDS encoding DUF485 domain-containing protein, producing the protein MDDAQKRELTHRLIKRQLNLSLRIAAIFVLILVGLPLVNLFLPDLAATNIGGFSATWLVLGLLFYPLTWVLSSWFVSGSEKLEAEIVAEESK